The following coding sequences lie in one Litoribacterium kuwaitense genomic window:
- a CDS encoding asparaginase, translating into METPILVKEWRGQTLENIHHGLICGIDRNGSVIFQQGDIDTPIFYRSALKPIQAIPVFESNVFEEYNISDKEAALCTASQRGESYHQEALQSLLKKWGLDEETLVCNASHPLNDAPKAESIAKHEPKRKLYHNCAGKHLGLLAASRANGWSMEGYDQLDHPVQQRILEALAELTEMKTEDIETGVDGCGVPVFAVPLKQMALSYLKFAVPELIEDEHLRQTVTSIGNVMNAHPEIVASHDFICTALLEDDNIVAKGGAQGVYCFSLRKEQQAFALKVLSGHEHVWPQIVAALLEHINYDNPATIERLKALGSLEITNDAGVPAGHRTVHIENGGA; encoded by the coding sequence ATGGAAACACCTATCCTTGTAAAAGAATGGCGCGGTCAAACACTTGAAAACATTCATCACGGACTCATTTGCGGCATCGATCGTAATGGATCTGTTATTTTTCAGCAAGGCGACATCGACACACCGATCTTTTACCGCTCCGCATTAAAGCCGATTCAAGCCATTCCTGTGTTTGAGTCCAATGTATTTGAAGAGTACAACATCAGCGACAAAGAAGCTGCCTTGTGCACCGCTTCACAGCGCGGAGAATCCTATCATCAAGAAGCTTTGCAATCGCTGTTAAAGAAGTGGGGGCTTGATGAGGAAACACTCGTATGTAATGCATCACACCCTTTAAATGACGCACCGAAAGCTGAAAGCATTGCGAAGCATGAGCCGAAGCGAAAGCTGTATCACAACTGTGCAGGAAAGCACCTTGGATTACTCGCTGCTTCTCGAGCAAACGGTTGGTCAATGGAAGGATATGATCAGCTTGATCACCCTGTTCAACAGCGTATTCTTGAAGCGCTCGCTGAATTGACAGAGATGAAAACAGAAGATATTGAAACCGGTGTTGACGGCTGTGGCGTCCCTGTGTTTGCTGTACCTTTAAAACAAATGGCTTTGTCATATTTGAAATTTGCCGTGCCTGAACTCATTGAGGACGAGCATCTACGCCAAACCGTCACGTCCATTGGCAACGTCATGAATGCACATCCTGAAATCGTTGCCTCACACGATTTTATTTGTACAGCGCTTTTAGAAGACGACAATATCGTCGCTAAAGGAGGCGCACAAGGCGTATACTGTTTTTCATTGCGCAAAGAACAACAAGCATTTGCCTTAAAAGTGTTAAGTGGTCATGAGCACGTATGGCCGCAAATTGTTGCTGCTCTTTTAGAGCACATCAACTATGACAATCCAGCAACCATTGAACGCCTGAAAGCGCTCGGCTCGCTCGAAATCACAAACGATGCTGGCGTACCTGCAGGCCATCGAACAGTACATATTGAAAACGGAGGTGCATAA
- a CDS encoding copper homeostasis protein CutC: MATPLLEVIALLPEDAKQAEAAGADRLELVTAMGEGGLTPARGVIEAVTRSVSIPVNVMVRPHSRSFQYSEEEKAIILADIEHARAAGAAGIVFGALDSEGNVDVPFAEDVIQAANGLKVTFHRAIDAARDPVISFQTLCKLGGIDSVLTSGGAKSALLGKENLQAMVASAANSQDAPVVMPGAGIDKNNLSELHQALRTSEYHIGSAARKNSSFTEAIDDETVQKIKAILKG; the protein is encoded by the coding sequence GTGGCAACACCCCTTTTGGAAGTCATTGCCCTGCTGCCTGAGGATGCAAAGCAGGCAGAAGCCGCCGGTGCTGATCGGCTTGAGCTCGTCACCGCTATGGGAGAAGGCGGGCTTACCCCGGCACGTGGTGTCATTGAGGCAGTCACCCGCTCGGTAAGCATCCCTGTCAATGTTATGGTTCGCCCCCACAGCCGTTCCTTTCAGTACAGTGAGGAAGAGAAGGCGATCATTTTAGCGGATATTGAACACGCACGTGCTGCCGGTGCCGCAGGAATTGTTTTCGGTGCCCTCGACAGCGAAGGGAATGTGGACGTGCCATTTGCTGAAGATGTTATTCAAGCGGCAAACGGACTAAAAGTGACGTTTCATCGTGCCATCGACGCGGCGCGCGACCCAGTTATTTCCTTTCAAACACTATGCAAGCTAGGAGGCATCGACTCCGTTCTTACTTCAGGAGGCGCAAAAAGCGCTCTGCTCGGAAAAGAAAATCTTCAGGCTATGGTGGCAAGCGCTGCCAATAGTCAAGATGCTCCAGTCGTCATGCCTGGTGCAGGAATTGATAAGAACAACCTCAGCGAGCTCCATCAAGCGCTTCGAACCAGTGAATATCATATTGGCTCAGCAGCACGAAAAAACAGCTCTTTTACTGAAGCAATCGATGACGAAACGGTTCAAAAGATCAAAGCTATTTTAAAGGGGTGA
- a CDS encoding spermine/spermidine synthase domain-containing protein — protein MNRTVVDRRSSVLGEIQLQQRGIHYEIIYNGTFLMATYNGTSERKLVHTALNTQHSPKRVLIGGLGVGFSVNEAVRSNDVKHVDVVEIDPWIIEWNRTYLKNVSNTSMDDPRVHVIQSDFLTWLSKAIEETYDVICLDIDNGPDWTVSTDNKALYTNTHLAQLAKLLKPGGAVSIWSAQEAPWFEQALLKYFNKVQVIRTPVPRGDDDYIYLAVL, from the coding sequence TTGAATCGAACGGTGGTCGACAGACGTTCGTCCGTTCTCGGTGAGATTCAATTACAACAAAGAGGCATTCATTATGAAATTATCTACAATGGCACTTTTTTGATGGCTACCTATAATGGGACATCTGAGCGAAAGCTCGTGCACACGGCCTTAAATACACAACATTCACCTAAACGCGTATTGATTGGGGGACTGGGTGTTGGTTTTTCTGTCAACGAAGCTGTGCGATCAAATGATGTCAAGCACGTCGATGTCGTCGAAATTGATCCATGGATCATCGAATGGAATCGTACATATCTTAAAAACGTGAGCAATACGAGCATGGATGATCCTCGGGTTCATGTCATTCAAAGTGATTTTTTAACTTGGCTCTCCAAAGCCATTGAAGAAACGTACGATGTGATTTGCTTAGACATTGACAATGGACCAGATTGGACGGTCAGTACTGATAACAAAGCACTATACACCAACACCCACCTCGCCCAGCTAGCAAAACTGCTTAAGCCGGGCGGGGCTGTTTCAATATGGAGTGCTCAAGAAGCACCCTGGTTTGAACAGGCACTTCTAAAATATTTTAATAAGGTTCAAGTCATCCGCACACCTGTCCCCCGTGGCGACGATGATTATATTTACTTAGCAGTTTTGTAG
- the chrA gene encoding chromate efflux transporter → MSTTAVSRWRVWLSLFLVSLRLGVTSFGGPAAHLGFFHEEYVRRKKWLDEKTYADVVALCQFLPGPASSQVGMAVGLTRGGIIGGLASFAGFTLPSVFLLIGFAYMYTEWNLGDAGWIHGLKLVAVAVVAHAVFGMAKKLTPDVPRQTIAVLSLAIILLWQTAWSQVIVILLAAIAGIVMFRKTASEASDDQASRPLLTKRAGAICLTLFVGFLIAFPLLRNVMDASWLALSDMFYRAGSFVFGGGHVVLPLLEREFV, encoded by the coding sequence ATGTCGACAACAGCTGTGAGTAGGTGGCGTGTGTGGCTGTCATTATTTCTCGTATCACTCAGATTAGGGGTCACGTCGTTTGGCGGTCCAGCTGCTCATCTAGGTTTCTTCCATGAAGAATATGTTCGCCGGAAAAAGTGGCTGGATGAAAAAACATATGCCGATGTCGTCGCCTTGTGTCAGTTTCTCCCTGGACCTGCAAGCAGTCAGGTTGGGATGGCGGTCGGGCTGACCCGTGGCGGGATTATTGGGGGACTCGCTTCCTTCGCCGGCTTTACGCTACCGTCTGTTTTTTTACTCATCGGATTTGCTTATATGTATACGGAATGGAACCTCGGTGACGCCGGCTGGATTCATGGGTTAAAGCTTGTGGCGGTCGCGGTCGTTGCGCATGCTGTGTTTGGAATGGCGAAAAAATTGACGCCTGATGTCCCAAGACAAACGATTGCAGTGCTGTCACTAGCGATTATCTTGCTATGGCAAACGGCGTGGTCACAAGTGATTGTCATCTTGCTTGCGGCGATTGCAGGGATTGTCATGTTTCGTAAAACAGCGTCTGAAGCATCGGACGATCAGGCAAGCCGTCCGTTGCTGACAAAACGAGCAGGGGCCATTTGTCTGACTTTGTTTGTCGGTTTTCTCATCGCGTTTCCGTTACTTCGCAATGTCATGGACGCATCATGGCTCGCGCTAAGCGATATGTTTTATCGGGCGGGGTCGTTCGTGTTCGGTGGTGGTCACGTCGTCTTGCCGTTGCTCGAACGGGAATTTGTGC
- a CDS encoding PadR family transcriptional regulator, whose product MEDRILRKLFLGFIHIHILHHAQEHPIYGAWMLEELREHGYTISAGTLYPILHGMEADGLLHRENQTVAGKVRKYYTATEAGAIVLEEARKKAYELFKEIK is encoded by the coding sequence ATGGAGGATCGCATCTTACGCAAGCTCTTCCTTGGCTTTATTCATATTCATATTCTTCATCATGCACAAGAGCATCCGATTTATGGAGCCTGGATGCTTGAAGAGCTTCGCGAACACGGATATACGATCAGTGCTGGAACACTTTATCCGATTTTGCACGGCATGGAAGCAGATGGCTTGCTGCATCGAGAAAACCAAACAGTCGCCGGAAAGGTTCGTAAATATTATACAGCGACTGAAGCAGGGGCGATCGTACTTGAAGAAGCTCGGAAGAAGGCATATGAGCTTTTTAAAGAGATTAAATAA
- a CDS encoding S8 family peptidase produces MPYDDNGHGTHCAGCIAADGRCSAGRYQGIAPNANLVVVKVLNRYGHGALSDVISGIDWCIEHKDIYRIRILSMSIGSQALEPPDEDPVVQAVERAWAAGIFVVTAAGNEGPGLGTVATPGISSTVVTVGAGEGRLKEGVAAFSSRGPTIHGALKPDVIAPGVNIISLRAPRSFQDKFGQRDRRDGAYFNATGTSMATPIVAGIAAQLLEKAPALTPDELKTLLCQSCETMELPSSTEGHGLINAEQALATLSKK; encoded by the coding sequence GTGCCCTATGATGATAATGGGCATGGGACACATTGTGCAGGCTGTATTGCTGCGGATGGACGCTGTTCGGCGGGACGCTATCAAGGCATTGCACCGAACGCGAATTTAGTCGTCGTGAAAGTGCTGAATCGATACGGGCATGGTGCTTTATCGGATGTTATTTCCGGTATTGATTGGTGTATTGAACATAAAGACATATATCGCATTCGTATTTTGTCTATGTCGATCGGCTCTCAGGCGCTAGAGCCGCCTGACGAAGATCCAGTTGTGCAGGCGGTAGAACGGGCGTGGGCTGCGGGTATTTTTGTCGTGACGGCGGCTGGTAATGAAGGTCCAGGGCTGGGAACAGTGGCGACACCAGGCATCAGCTCTACTGTTGTAACGGTTGGTGCAGGTGAAGGAAGATTAAAGGAGGGGGTAGCGGCGTTTTCTAGCCGTGGGCCGACTATTCATGGTGCGCTGAAGCCGGATGTGATCGCTCCAGGTGTGAATATTATATCTCTGCGAGCCCCGCGTTCCTTTCAAGATAAATTCGGGCAGCGGGATCGGCGCGATGGTGCGTATTTTAATGCGACAGGCACGTCTATGGCAACACCGATCGTTGCTGGTATTGCTGCACAGCTGTTAGAAAAGGCGCCTGCGTTAACCCCAGATGAGCTGAAAACGCTCCTCTGTCAGTCTTGTGAAACGATGGAATTGCCTTCCTCGACGGAGGGGCATGGTTTAATCAATGCGGAACAGGCATTAGCTACACTTTCCAAAAAATGA